Proteins encoded together in one Kwoniella shandongensis chromosome 3, complete sequence window:
- a CDS encoding V-type proton ATPase subunit E: MTFFHVVLVGMIIAAIGAVSWFVLPKGKNQTLLRSSILLTLTSCYLMWAITYLAQLHPLISPRRSDLRAEY; encoded by the exons ATGACATTCTTCCATGTCGTCCTTGTCGGTATGATCATCGCAGCTATCGGAGCTGTGTCATGGTTCGTCTTACCAAAGGGAAAGAACCAAAC ATTGCTACGATCAAGTATactcctcactctcacaaGTTGTTACCTCAT GTGGGCAATCACCTACCTCGCACAACTGCATCCTCTCATTT CGCCTCGACGATCGGATCTGAGAGCGGAATATTAG